One Panicum virgatum strain AP13 chromosome 9K, P.virgatum_v5, whole genome shotgun sequence genomic region harbors:
- the LOC120650708 gene encoding protein EXECUTER 1, chloroplastic-like codes for MASVSTAPRAPLPAAASSPSSARQLDRNPSGGRFLAARRLRAVRRLAGAATSRRAPAARCSAARSPDADAGGERRRRGWDAMLHDAFRGAVRRWSEYVSNYWPPTPAAKEAGTGKRVGSSHEAMSGDEEASRAEEEEEGMWSWEMWKRHFALIEESERLVDELQLQLRTAIYREDYRSAHKLKLAIAATARNDTVGRAISDLNRAIEEERYRDATYIRDHVGAGLLGWWSGISGNLSDPYGLIIHISAEHGRYVARSYDTRQLASDGHGFPIFEIYFAEANGEYKLQAVHLRPDDSDSDQLPNILREKLGIDSINISSSSVGSKHEEFDGSVNMDDQDNDDSNITAGGPAGLKNLSSDSTAIPRIKILKVVPIENVNQDYIINIFDQISEEDDDHDDSEVENESSHDIGDGDNTEGAETVSAEENGDESGDENDIEALISIDFVSENNNDYASHSSAAAFERMPARLERTDRFSFSFYTEEYNKKLGAGKGQQTSNRTVSLHTSQQDDDGFVQLDCVKLSGSNKKLSILQLGIKQHNNKVQQKLHGVTHFSRIQAPISSDPLNGLYVTASGFDSEIISLQRKFGQYQEDNLSEEHSDLLFYEYVEAVKLTGDNLVPAGQVVFRAKVGERYQLPHKGIIPRELGVVARYKGQRKIADPGVQNPRWVDGELLILDGKFIRDGPVIAFFYWTSNFHLFEFFRRLKLPD; via the exons ATGGCGTCCGTGTccacggcgccgcgcgcgccgctcccCGCGGCCGCGTCCTCCCCGTCCTCCGCGCGGCAGCTGGATCGGAACCCTAGCGGCGGCCGGTTCCTCGCCGCGcggcgcctccgcgccgtgcgacgcctcgccggcgcggccacctcgcggcgcgcgccggcggcccggTGCTCCGCGGCGCGTAGCCCGGacgcggacgccggcggcgagcggcgcaggcGGGGCTGGGACGCGATGCTCCACGACGCGTTCCGGGGCGCCGTGCGGCGGTGGAGCGAGTACGTCAGCAATTACTGGCCCCCAACGCCCGCCGCGAAGGAGGCAGGTACGGGGAAGAGGGTTGGGAGTTCTCACGAAGCGATGAGCGGGGATGAAGAGGCGAGtagggcggaggaggaggaagaggggatGTGGAGCTGGGAGATGTGGAAGCGGCACTTTGCTCTCATTGAGGAGAGCGAGCGCCTCGTTGATGAGCTACAG CTACAACTCCGAACTGCTATTTATAGAGAAGACTATAGGAGTGCTCATAAACTGAAGCTGGCTATCGCGGCTACGGCAAGAAATGACACTGTGGGCAGAGCTATCTCTGACTTAAAT AGGGCAATAGAAGAGGAGCGCTACAGGGATGCAACATATATCAGAGATCATGTTGGTGCAGGATTG CTGGGGTGGTGGTCTGGAATTTCTGGAAATTTGTCTGATCCATATGGTCTTATAATTCATATAAGTGCTGAACATGGTCGATATGTTGCAAGAAGTTATGATACAAG gCAGCTAGCTTCAGATGGCCATGGTTTTCCTATATTTGAAATATACTTTGCAGAAGCAAATGGAGAATACAAACTGCAG GCAGTGCATCTGCGACCAGATGATAGTGATTCTGACCAATTGCCAAACATTTTAAGAGAGAAACTTGGCATTGACAGTATAAACATATCTAGCAGTTCAGTAGGGTCTAAGCATGAAGAATTCGATGGAAGTGTAAACATGGATGATCAAGATAATGATGACAGTAATATTACTGCTGGTGGCCCAGCTGGTTTGAAAAACTTATCAAGCGATTCAACTGCCATTCCCAGGATTAAAATCTTGAAAGTGGTACCCATAGAAAATGTCAACCAAGACTACATAATCAATATTTTTGATCAAATTTCAGAGGAAGATGATGACCATGATGATTCTGAGGTCGAAAATGAATCCTCTCATGATATTGGTGATGGAGATAACACTGAAGGAGCAGAAACAGTTTCTGCAGAAGAGAATGGTGATGAATCTGGCGATGAAAATGATATTGAAGCCTTGATTTCAATTGATTTTGTCAGTGAAAATAACAACGATTATGCTTCCCATTCATCAGCTGCAGCATTTGAACGAATGCCAGCTAGATTAGAAAGAACAGACCGCTTCTCATTTTCCTTCTATACTGAAGAATACAATAAAAAACTAGGTGCGGGAAAAGGCCAGCAGACTTCAAACAGAACAGTTAGTCTGCATACTAGTCAGCAGGATGATGATGGTTTTGTCCAGCTTGATTGTGTAAAGTTGAGTGGCAGCAACAAGAAACTATCG ATACTACAACTTGGCATCAAACAACATAATAACAAGGTTCAGCAAAAACTGCATGGAGTTACCCACTTCAGTCGGATTCAGGCGCCTATATCTTCAGATCCTCTTAACG GTTTATATGTGACTGCTTCAGGATTTGACTCAGAAATTATTAGTTTGCAACGGAAATTTGGTCAATATCAGGAGGATAATTTGTCAGAGGAGCATAGCGACCTACTGTTCTATGAGTATGTTGAAGCTGTAAAATTAACAGGGGACAACCTTGTGCCAGCGGGTCAG GTTGTGTTCCGTGCAAAAGTTGGTGAGCGCTATCAGCTTCCTCATAAGGGAATCATCCCAAGAGAACTTGGAGTG GTTGCTAGGTATAaggggcaaaggaaaattgcagACCCTGGTGTCCAAAACCCTCGATGGGTTGATGGGGAGCTTCTGATACTTGATGGAAAG TTCATCAGAGATGGTCCTGTGATAGCTTTCTTTTACTGGACATCAAATTTTCATCTTTTTGAATTCTTTAGACGGTTGAAGCTTCCTGACTAG
- the LOC120650707 gene encoding uncharacterized protein LOC120650707 isoform X2, with protein sequence MPMAAQLINGAPTTTSLADDLHAVAEVLLRLPSPAALVRAALASRRWRQIASSPVFLRRYRSRHTSSPLLGLYVPRSHAGLPSFQLADSVRSDRALAKFVRAGDFNLTGLGSHPEWRLLDCHNSRLLLSRGESRAVYNPVSGHEPLWLPLPQISPLEGTFISECLLQGRCDDAASFRVFSVQHRGCDQMVRAAEYDSCTRQWRRHQWVKNISRPQHDQAMHAGRLIFWRYEDTSLLLLDTATVEFSILGLPFTFFQPSMYAIGDTVDGVCCLVGLVGSANNLHLQVWLLKEDGVAKMWEPEKKVPVSQVLGRDAQLHQVHVVTNGVALLGGDRCHQFAINLKKMCIDAEFECSALGYPLHMPWPPAVLVETGRETINYIVDVVTKNLSTTKETEMVYKSKTIPTSRLDHVGDMIPYNQMIVHGSEMVQGIHTTHGNDTAESVVRTKSRCGGEMVSSDHSGKMINCKQTVICGSEMVQGIEMTHDNGTTEVTTASRCSNRMDHGEEMIHCNQMVIRDSEMVQGIEMTHGTYTVEAAPTASRHGCEMVPGRKMVHGCSMIRCNQMAIHDRQMVQGIEMPQGNDTAETAPDAPPTTARRRRKISNIWEHFTTETNSDGCTRACCNYCKRTFAGSKTAGTSHLKRHISLGSCPVMKGQVPPSSGRTGNHGSCAAKRQCIHAGPGNDTFNRNGNTSYLGNMDILTEPLGTKQGNEYSISKCLKVLHDMDNVSDEIKHLALHVLKDATNREIFMSYESRLRGLWLKKEVSKL encoded by the exons ATGCCGATGGCGGCACAGCTCATCAATGGCGCCCCCACCACCACTTCCCTCGCCGACGACCTCCACGCCGTAGCCGAGGTCCTGCTCCGCCTCCCGTCGCCGGCTGCCCTCGTACGCGCCGCGCTCGCCTCGAGGCGCTGGCGCCAGATCGCCTCGTCCCCAGTGTTCCTCCGCAGGTACCGCTCCCGCCACACCTCGTCGCCCCTGCTCGGCCTCTATGTCCCGCGCTCGCACGCCGGGCTCCCCTCTTTCCAGCTTGCGGATTCGGTCCGGTCCGACCGCGCCCTTGCCAAATTTGTGCGCGCCGGCGATTTCAATCTCACCGGCCTCGGGAGCCACCCGGAGTGGCGCCTCCTTGACTGCCACAacagccgcctcctcctctccagAGGCGAGTCACGCGCCGTGTACAACCCCGTGTCCGGGCACGAACCCCTATGGCTTCCGCTTCCGCAAATTAGTCCCCTCGAAGGCACCTTCATTTCTGAATGCTTGTTGCAAGGCCGTTGCGACGATGCGGCGTCGTTCCGCGTGTTCAGTGTGCAGCACCGTGGCTGTGACCAGATGGTGCGAGCTGCTGAGTACGACTCATGTACTCGCCAGTGGCGTCGCCATCAGTGGGTGAAGAACATCAGCAGACCTCAACATGACCAGGCGATGCACGCCGGTAGGCTCATCTTTTGGAGATACGAAGATACTTCATTGCTCTTGCTTGACACAGCCACTGTGGAATTCTCCATACTTGGTCTCCCCTTCACCTTCTTCCAACCGTCAATGTATGCCATAGGAGACACCGTCGATGGTGTCTGCTGCCTTGTGGGCCTTGTTGGGAGTGCTAACAACCTTCATTTGCAAGTGTGGCTGCTAAAGGAGGATGGTGTTGCCAAGATGTGGGAGCCAGAGAAGAAAGTTCCAGTTAGCCAAGTGCTTGGCAGGGATGCCCAATTGCATCAAGTCCATGTCGTAACCAATGGAGTAGCTCTTCTAGGTGGCGACCGGTGCCACCAATTTGCCATCAATCTGAAGAAAATGTGTATCGATGCTGAGTTTGAGTGCAGCGCTCTTGGTTATCCTTTGCATATGCCATGGCCACCTGCAGTGTTGGTGGAAACTGGTAGGG AGACTATTAATTATATTGTGGATGTTGTAACAAAAAATCTTTCGACAACTAAAGAAACTGAG ATGGTTTACAAAAGCAAGACAATCCCTACTAGCAGGCTAGATCATGTTGGCGACATGATCCCCTATAATCAAATGATCGTCCATGGCAGTGAGATGGTCCAAGGTATTCATACGACTCATGGTAATGACACTGCTGAGTCAGTGGTACGAACCAAATCAAGATGTGGCGGCGAGATGGTCTCTAGTGATCATAGTGGTAAGATGATCAATTGTAAACAGACAGTTATCTGTGGTAGTGAGATGGTTCAAGGTATTGAGATGACTCATGATAATGGCACTACTGAGGTGACTACTGCATCAAGATGCAGCAACCGGATGGATCATGGTGAGGAGATGATCCACTGCAACCAAATGGTTATTCGTGACAGTGAGATGGTTCAAGGTATTGAAATGACTCATGGTACTTACACTGTTGAGGCGGCACCTACCGCATCAAGACATGGTTGTGAAATGGTCCCTGGTAGGAAGATGGTTCATGGTTGTTCAATGATCCGCTGTAATCAAATGGCCATCCATGACAGGCAGATGGTTCAAGGTATTGAAATGCCTCAGGGTAATGACACTGCTGAGACAGCACCAGACGCACCACCAACCACAGCAAGACGTCGGAGAAAGATCTCCAACATCTGGGAGCATTTCACAACTGAAACCAATTCTGATGGATGCACACGAGCATGCTGTAATTATTGCAAGAGAACCTTTGCTGGCTCCAAAACAGCAGGCACTAGCCATCTAAAGAGGCACATTAGCCTGGGTTCATGTCCTGTGATGAAAGGTCAAGTGCCACCTTCATCAGGAAGGACAGGAAATCATGGCAGCTGTGCTGCTAAGAGGCAATGCATACATGCTGGCCCTGGAAACGATACATTTAATCGAAACGGCAATACATCGTATCTGGGGAACATGGACATTCTGACTGAG CCTCTAGGTACAAAACAAGGAAATGAATACTCAATATCAAAATGCTTAAAAGTGTTACATGACATGGACAATGTGTCGGATGAGATCAAGCATCTTGCCCTTCATGTTCTCAAGGATGCAACAAATCGAGAGATATTCATGAGCTATGAATCAAGGCTCCGTGGTTTGTGGTTGAAGAAGGAAGTTAGCAAACTTTGA
- the LOC120650710 gene encoding uncharacterized protein LOC120650710 codes for MATPCSTPAAPAAAAASVSRISPLRPSLHRFRLCPAPSAAASPISLGPGCRPLPSIRCRAAAGPSPPSSEPPPPSGWQERLSRLQDRVRIFFAVLFWMSLFFWGSAWDGSNNSGGKKRQRFRKKSK; via the exons ATGGCGACGCCGTGCTCCACTccagccgcccccgccgccgccgccgcttccgtcTCGCGCATCTCGCCACTACGCCCTTCCCTACACCGCTTCCGCTTGTGCCCGGCACCATCGGCCGCGGCTTCCCCCATTTCCCTGGGGCCGGGCTGTCGTCCTTTGCCCAGTATCCGCTGTCgagcggccgcggggccgtcgccgccctcctccgaGCCTCCTCCTCCGTCTG GTTGGCAAGAGAGGCTGTCAAGGTTGCAGGATAGAGTACGTATATTCTTTGCAGTTCTGTTCTGGATGTCATTGTTTTTCTGGGGAAGTGCCTGGGATGGCAGTAACAATTCAGGAGGCAAGAAGCGCCAACGATTTCGAAAGAAATCAAAGTGA
- the LOC120650709 gene encoding uncharacterized protein LOC120650709: protein MSRPHLPKDPAFPRTNGSLDGGARGVGEIEEVGAAATVAVEQSPSQSSSPTASSPAAAMSPCGQYMLHRVRKLDTLAGVAIKYGVEVADIKRLNGLSTDLQMFAHKTLRIPLQGRHPPSSYQENGSFESEERECTPRRIHDDILDSILKTPKPKVSPAMSLLQGYYGLAPPPKRDPTGEGTEMAVYRKGKSAFLDVEPWLEPPNSDPFPLQNRKTRSLAIGSSLIDGDTDENGDSERLIRRRQKADGELLPREENGGDFLASAGKGLALRPKSSSRPEMNKSQQNLFAMAEPLFSNGLQTVRKSSSTPEFQEPESNTSSSIWSASKWSINTDAFTLPLPFPRFDNIPKPIAAWRNKAARD from the exons ATGAGCCGCCCCCATTTGCCCAAGGACCCGGCCTTCCCGCGCACCAATGGGTCCTTGGACGGCGGAGCCCGCGGCGTCGGCGAGATCGAGGAGGTGGGCGCGGCGGCCACCGTTGCCGTGGAGCAGTCGCCCTCGCAGTCCTCGTCCCCGacggcgtcgtcgccggcggcggcgatgtcgcCGTGCGGGCAGTACATGCTGCACCGGGTGCGCAAGCTGGACACCCTCGCGGGCGTCGCCATCAAGTACGGCGTCGAG GTAGCGGACATTAAGAGGCTGAATGGCCTCTCAACTGACCTCCAGATGTTTGCACACAAGACACTGCGGATTCCGCTCCAAGGGAGGCATCCTCCGTCATCTTACCAGGAGAATGGTTCATTCGAGAGTGAAGAAAG GGAATGTACTCCACGACGCATTCATGATGATATCTTGGATTCTATATTGAAGACACCAAAACCCAAAGTTTCGCCAGCCATGAGTCTTCTGCAGGGATACTATGGCCTTGCACCACCTCCAAAGAGAGATCCAACAGGTGAAGGCACTGAGATGGCAGTCTATAGAAAAGGAAAATCTGCGTTTTTGGATGTTGAGCCATGGCTGGAGCCACCAAATTCCGACCCGTTCCCTCTTCAGAATAGGAAAACTAGAAGCTTGGCGATAGGTTCTTCTCTTATTGATGGTGATACTGATGAGAATGGTGATAGTGAAAGGTTGATAAGGCGGCGTCAGAAAGCTGATGGTGAGTTGTTACCTAGGGAGGAAAATGGTGGTGACTTCCTAGCAAGCGCTGGGAAAGGATTGGCGCTGAGGCCGAAGTCGAGTAGTCGACCAGAAATGAACAAGAGTCAGCAGAACCTTTTTGCAATGGCAGAGCCTTTGTTCAGCAATGGTCTGCAAACTGTAAGGAAATCATCCAGCACTCCTGAGTTCCAAGAGCCAGAGAGCAACACCAGTTCGTCCATATGGTCAGCGAGCAAGTGGAGCATAAATACAGATGCTTTTACTCTTCCTCTCCCCTTCCCCCGCTTTGACAACATCCCAAAGCCAATTGCTGCTTGGAGAAACAAGGCGGCTCGCGATTAA
- the LOC120650707 gene encoding uncharacterized protein LOC120650707 isoform X1 gives MPMAAQLINGAPTTTSLADDLHAVAEVLLRLPSPAALVRAALASRRWRQIASSPVFLRRYRSRHTSSPLLGLYVPRSHAGLPSFQLADSVRSDRALAKFVRAGDFNLTGLGSHPEWRLLDCHNSRLLLSRGESRAVYNPVSGHEPLWLPLPQISPLEGTFISECLLQGRCDDAASFRVFSVQHRGCDQMVRAAEYDSCTRQWRRHQWVKNISRPQHDQAMHAGRLIFWRYEDTSLLLLDTATVEFSILGLPFTFFQPSMYAIGDTVDGVCCLVGLVGSANNLHLQVWLLKEDGVAKMWEPEKKVPVSQVLGRDAQLHQVHVVTNGVALLGGDRCHQFAINLKKMCIDAEFECSALGYPLHMPWPPAVLVETGRETINYIVDVVTKNLSTTKETEMVYKSKTIPTSRLDHVGDMIPYNQMIVHGSEMVQGIHTTHGNDTAESVVRTKSRCGGEMVSSDHSGKMINCKQTVICGSEMVQGIEMTHDNGTTEVTTASRCSNRMDHGEEMIHCNQMVIRDSEMVQGIEMTHGTYTVEAAPTASRHGCEMVPGRKMVHGCSMIRCNQMAIHDRQMVQGIEMPQGNDTAETAPDAPPTTARRRRKISNIWEHFTTETNSDGCTRACCNYCKRTFAGSKTAGTSHLKRHISLGSCPVMKGQVPPSSGRTGNHGSCAAKRQCIHAGPGNDTFNRNGNTSYLGNMDILTEQPLGTKQGNEYSISKCLKVLHDMDNVSDEIKHLALHVLKDATNREIFMSYESRLRGLWLKKEVSKL, from the exons ATGCCGATGGCGGCACAGCTCATCAATGGCGCCCCCACCACCACTTCCCTCGCCGACGACCTCCACGCCGTAGCCGAGGTCCTGCTCCGCCTCCCGTCGCCGGCTGCCCTCGTACGCGCCGCGCTCGCCTCGAGGCGCTGGCGCCAGATCGCCTCGTCCCCAGTGTTCCTCCGCAGGTACCGCTCCCGCCACACCTCGTCGCCCCTGCTCGGCCTCTATGTCCCGCGCTCGCACGCCGGGCTCCCCTCTTTCCAGCTTGCGGATTCGGTCCGGTCCGACCGCGCCCTTGCCAAATTTGTGCGCGCCGGCGATTTCAATCTCACCGGCCTCGGGAGCCACCCGGAGTGGCGCCTCCTTGACTGCCACAacagccgcctcctcctctccagAGGCGAGTCACGCGCCGTGTACAACCCCGTGTCCGGGCACGAACCCCTATGGCTTCCGCTTCCGCAAATTAGTCCCCTCGAAGGCACCTTCATTTCTGAATGCTTGTTGCAAGGCCGTTGCGACGATGCGGCGTCGTTCCGCGTGTTCAGTGTGCAGCACCGTGGCTGTGACCAGATGGTGCGAGCTGCTGAGTACGACTCATGTACTCGCCAGTGGCGTCGCCATCAGTGGGTGAAGAACATCAGCAGACCTCAACATGACCAGGCGATGCACGCCGGTAGGCTCATCTTTTGGAGATACGAAGATACTTCATTGCTCTTGCTTGACACAGCCACTGTGGAATTCTCCATACTTGGTCTCCCCTTCACCTTCTTCCAACCGTCAATGTATGCCATAGGAGACACCGTCGATGGTGTCTGCTGCCTTGTGGGCCTTGTTGGGAGTGCTAACAACCTTCATTTGCAAGTGTGGCTGCTAAAGGAGGATGGTGTTGCCAAGATGTGGGAGCCAGAGAAGAAAGTTCCAGTTAGCCAAGTGCTTGGCAGGGATGCCCAATTGCATCAAGTCCATGTCGTAACCAATGGAGTAGCTCTTCTAGGTGGCGACCGGTGCCACCAATTTGCCATCAATCTGAAGAAAATGTGTATCGATGCTGAGTTTGAGTGCAGCGCTCTTGGTTATCCTTTGCATATGCCATGGCCACCTGCAGTGTTGGTGGAAACTGGTAGGG AGACTATTAATTATATTGTGGATGTTGTAACAAAAAATCTTTCGACAACTAAAGAAACTGAG ATGGTTTACAAAAGCAAGACAATCCCTACTAGCAGGCTAGATCATGTTGGCGACATGATCCCCTATAATCAAATGATCGTCCATGGCAGTGAGATGGTCCAAGGTATTCATACGACTCATGGTAATGACACTGCTGAGTCAGTGGTACGAACCAAATCAAGATGTGGCGGCGAGATGGTCTCTAGTGATCATAGTGGTAAGATGATCAATTGTAAACAGACAGTTATCTGTGGTAGTGAGATGGTTCAAGGTATTGAGATGACTCATGATAATGGCACTACTGAGGTGACTACTGCATCAAGATGCAGCAACCGGATGGATCATGGTGAGGAGATGATCCACTGCAACCAAATGGTTATTCGTGACAGTGAGATGGTTCAAGGTATTGAAATGACTCATGGTACTTACACTGTTGAGGCGGCACCTACCGCATCAAGACATGGTTGTGAAATGGTCCCTGGTAGGAAGATGGTTCATGGTTGTTCAATGATCCGCTGTAATCAAATGGCCATCCATGACAGGCAGATGGTTCAAGGTATTGAAATGCCTCAGGGTAATGACACTGCTGAGACAGCACCAGACGCACCACCAACCACAGCAAGACGTCGGAGAAAGATCTCCAACATCTGGGAGCATTTCACAACTGAAACCAATTCTGATGGATGCACACGAGCATGCTGTAATTATTGCAAGAGAACCTTTGCTGGCTCCAAAACAGCAGGCACTAGCCATCTAAAGAGGCACATTAGCCTGGGTTCATGTCCTGTGATGAAAGGTCAAGTGCCACCTTCATCAGGAAGGACAGGAAATCATGGCAGCTGTGCTGCTAAGAGGCAATGCATACATGCTGGCCCTGGAAACGATACATTTAATCGAAACGGCAATACATCGTATCTGGGGAACATGGACATTCTGACTGAG CAGCCTCTAGGTACAAAACAAGGAAATGAATACTCAATATCAAAATGCTTAAAAGTGTTACATGACATGGACAATGTGTCGGATGAGATCAAGCATCTTGCCCTTCATGTTCTCAAGGATGCAACAAATCGAGAGATATTCATGAGCTATGAATCAAGGCTCCGTGGTTTGTGGTTGAAGAAGGAAGTTAGCAAACTTTGA